One Cupriavidus taiwanensis DNA window includes the following coding sequences:
- a CDS encoding Bug family tripartite tricarboxylate transporter substrate binding protein has translation MRYPRTLLGLLSITATMLAAVPAIAGAQEYPSRPIRLVVPFVPGGVTDASARLVANKLGQSLGQNVVVDNRPGASGNIGAEIVARSGADGYTLLLGFDGALVTGTHITRPRFDVLKDFAPVTKIGDATLIFVTNPSVPARSFSELVTYSRTSKGAGLSFGSSGTGTTCHLAGELLREQAGIQLQHIAYKGGSQALTDVLGGSLPVLCTAVASVSQYVKNGQVRAIAVTGSHRVASLPEVPTLMESGVKNFSVDSWVGILAPAGTPAAVVTRLQQEIRKVLDQPEIRSKMLELGITPVGNTPEDFGRQIHHDYARYGEVVKKAGITLN, from the coding sequence ATGCGCTATCCGAGAACCCTCCTCGGCCTGCTAAGCATCACCGCAACGATGCTCGCCGCCGTGCCCGCCATCGCCGGCGCGCAGGAATACCCCAGCCGTCCCATCCGCCTGGTGGTGCCGTTCGTGCCCGGCGGCGTCACCGACGCCAGCGCGCGCCTGGTGGCCAACAAGCTGGGGCAGTCGCTGGGCCAGAACGTGGTCGTCGACAACCGTCCCGGCGCCTCCGGCAACATCGGCGCCGAGATCGTGGCGCGGTCCGGTGCCGACGGCTACACGCTGCTGCTGGGCTTCGACGGCGCGCTGGTCACCGGCACGCACATCACCCGGCCGCGCTTCGACGTGCTGAAGGACTTCGCCCCCGTGACCAAGATCGGCGATGCCACCCTGATTTTCGTCACCAACCCTTCCGTTCCGGCGCGCAGCTTCAGCGAGCTGGTGACGTACTCGCGCACCAGCAAGGGCGCGGGGCTGTCGTTCGGCAGTTCCGGCACCGGCACCACCTGCCATCTCGCCGGCGAGCTGTTGCGCGAACAGGCCGGCATCCAGCTGCAGCACATCGCCTACAAGGGCGGCTCGCAGGCGCTGACCGACGTGCTCGGCGGCTCGCTGCCGGTGCTGTGCACGGCGGTCGCCAGCGTGTCGCAGTATGTGAAGAACGGGCAGGTTCGCGCGATTGCGGTGACCGGCAGCCACCGTGTCGCCTCGCTGCCCGAGGTGCCGACCCTGATGGAATCGGGAGTGAAGAACTTCAGCGTCGATTCCTGGGTAGGCATCCTCGCGCCGGCGGGCACGCCGGCCGCTGTCGTGACCCGCCTGCAGCAGGAAATCCGCAAGGTGCTGGACCAGCCGGAAATACGCAGCAAGATGCTCGAGCTGGGCATTACCCCGGTCGGCAATACGCCGGAAGACTTCGGCCGGCAGATCCACCACGACTATGCAAGATACGGCGAGGTGGTGAAGAAGGCCGGCATCACACTCAACTAG
- a CDS encoding acetamidase/formamidase family protein yields the protein MTTETTNIGQANACDDADASNLDAIRRLAAGVGTGLSRRGMLKLAGIGGASMLVGATAHAASGSAAEGEGSQLRVFDPNQHGKVHTLRSTPQTVRVGELDPAAPPVLEIESGDVVHYPDTWVHWGNEAKYGMSFAERNVVRKRYPQGPQSLVGPVSIKGAMPGDVIECRMLRLRPIDWGWNSTVKGMGALPGDFQEPYLHYFRFDAERRHAEFAAGVRIPLAPVQGAIAAQPAGDKPTSALLLGANGGNLSLPALVEGTALFVAVQVPGARMWTGDSNAAQGDGAVNQTGIETAMEDLRIQYVLHKRIALSAPVAETPTHWIVLGSGPSLEDALTAGLRQMIGWVSAATALSWHDVYALCSIEGSFRVTQYANQTQSNYRFQSPKVVQAMLPKRIFSAARQAQISQSLRAGA from the coding sequence GTGACCACAGAGACAACCAACATCGGCCAGGCCAATGCCTGCGATGACGCCGACGCATCGAACCTCGACGCCATCCGCCGGCTTGCAGCCGGGGTCGGCACCGGGCTCAGCCGGCGCGGCATGCTGAAGCTGGCCGGCATCGGCGGGGCGTCGATGCTGGTGGGCGCGACCGCGCACGCCGCATCGGGCAGTGCCGCCGAGGGCGAGGGCAGCCAGCTGCGCGTGTTCGACCCGAACCAGCATGGCAAGGTGCACACGCTGCGCTCGACGCCGCAGACGGTGCGCGTCGGCGAGCTGGACCCGGCCGCGCCGCCGGTGCTGGAGATCGAATCGGGCGATGTCGTGCACTACCCCGACACGTGGGTGCACTGGGGCAACGAAGCGAAGTACGGCATGTCGTTTGCCGAGCGCAACGTGGTGCGCAAGCGCTATCCGCAGGGGCCGCAATCGCTGGTCGGGCCGGTCAGCATCAAGGGCGCGATGCCGGGCGACGTGATCGAGTGCAGGATGCTGCGTCTGCGCCCGATCGACTGGGGCTGGAATTCGACGGTGAAGGGCATGGGCGCGTTGCCGGGGGATTTCCAGGAACCGTACCTGCACTATTTCCGCTTCGACGCCGAGCGGCGCCATGCCGAATTCGCCGCCGGCGTGCGCATTCCGCTGGCGCCGGTGCAAGGCGCGATCGCCGCGCAGCCCGCCGGCGACAAGCCGACCAGTGCGTTGCTGCTGGGTGCCAACGGCGGCAACCTGTCGCTGCCGGCGCTGGTCGAAGGCACCGCGCTGTTCGTAGCGGTGCAGGTGCCCGGCGCGCGCATGTGGACCGGCGACTCGAACGCCGCGCAGGGAGACGGCGCGGTCAACCAGACCGGCATCGAAACCGCGATGGAAGACCTGCGCATCCAGTACGTGCTGCACAAGCGCATCGCGCTGAGCGCGCCGGTGGCCGAAACGCCGACGCACTGGATCGTGCTCGGCTCGGGGCCAAGCCTGGAAGATGCGCTCACCGCCGGGCTGCGGCAGATGATCGGCTGGGTCAGCGCGGCCACCGCGCTGTCCTGGCACGACGTGTATGCGCTCTGCAGCATCGAGGGCAGCTTCCGCGTGACGCAGTACGCCAACCAGACGCAGAGCAACTACCGCTTCCAGTCGCCCAAGGTGGTCCAGGCCATGCTGCCCAAGCGCATCTTCAGCGCGGCGCGGCAGGCGCAGATATCGCAATCGCTGCGCGCCGGGGCCTAG
- a CDS encoding porin produces MLEARHCLKHSLTIALLTCLCASATAHAGGVRLYGLIDTYVGSIKPSGAPRSSWQLDNGGETTPFWGMGGEEDLGGGLSTVFAIESFFRPDTGEMGRSPVDAMFARNAYVGLSSNKFGELRIGRNSTPMLYLTGQFNPFAGSTRFSPLNVQNWIPTFGRLIHGDTGWSNAVRYLSPNFGGLSFQLIYGLGEAATNNGTNNMGAMIRYQNGPLDLAVGGNHTKTGAAITALEPSQKVLFTGASYDFKVLKLFGTFNMTKNGRSEVRTYTYQAGVSAPLGPGRLNASYAWTRNDRRTLDDFNRTTAAIGYSYDLSKRTDVYANYLYDKLTTAGTGNTFGVGLRHKF; encoded by the coding sequence ATGTTGGAAGCACGTCATTGCCTGAAGCACAGCCTGACCATTGCATTGCTCACCTGTCTGTGCGCCTCGGCCACGGCACATGCCGGCGGGGTCCGGCTCTACGGCCTGATCGACACCTATGTCGGCAGCATCAAGCCGAGCGGCGCGCCGCGCAGTTCCTGGCAGCTCGACAACGGTGGCGAAACCACGCCGTTCTGGGGCATGGGCGGCGAGGAAGACCTGGGCGGCGGCCTGAGCACGGTGTTTGCCATCGAGAGCTTTTTCCGCCCCGACACCGGCGAGATGGGCCGCAGCCCGGTCGACGCGATGTTTGCCCGCAACGCCTATGTCGGCCTGTCTTCGAACAAGTTCGGCGAGCTGCGCATCGGCCGGAATTCCACGCCCATGCTCTATCTGACCGGGCAGTTCAATCCCTTTGCCGGCTCGACGCGCTTCTCGCCGCTGAACGTGCAGAACTGGATTCCCACGTTCGGGCGCCTGATCCATGGCGATACCGGCTGGAGCAACGCGGTGCGCTACCTGTCGCCGAACTTTGGCGGGCTGAGCTTCCAGCTCATCTACGGACTGGGCGAGGCCGCCACCAACAATGGCACCAACAACATGGGCGCCATGATCCGCTACCAGAACGGCCCGCTGGACCTGGCCGTGGGCGGCAACCACACCAAGACCGGCGCGGCCATCACGGCGCTGGAGCCGAGCCAGAAGGTGCTGTTCACCGGCGCTTCGTACGACTTCAAGGTGCTGAAGCTGTTCGGCACTTTCAACATGACGAAGAACGGGCGCTCCGAAGTGCGCACCTATACCTACCAGGCCGGGGTCTCGGCGCCGCTCGGACCCGGCCGCCTCAATGCCAGCTACGCTTGGACGCGGAACGACCGCCGCACCCTGGATGACTTCAACCGCACCACGGCAGCGATCGGCTATAGCTACGACCTGTCCAAGCGCACCGACGTCTATGCCAACTACCTCTACGACAAGCTGACCACCGCCGGCACCGGCAACACCTTCGGCGTGGGACTGCGGCACAAGTTCTGA
- a CDS encoding fumarylacetoacetate hydrolase family protein — protein sequence MKIIAYADGNATALGVVTSPTHFVAVAQIAPELPSSLIAILESEHGLARLREAAAGVAGNRALDSVRLRPFLERPNAMWALALNFKSHLAETGLQTNGDYPHLFLRMPASYVGAGEAIVAPPEAVARAFDYEGELGVVIGKPGRFIPEARALEHVAGYTCINEGSVREYQVHNRQFGLGKNFEASGAYGPWLMTADEFGDPATHSVLTRLNGVVRQRARLDDMLCGVARVISYLSEGYRLRPGDLIAMGTPGALKPQPDDVAGRDLSRQYGLFKVPGLVHMRPGDVVEVEIDGLGTLRNPVVRDDAHPETPR from the coding sequence ATGAAGATCATTGCTTATGCGGACGGCAACGCCACTGCGCTTGGCGTCGTCACCAGCCCCACGCATTTCGTCGCGGTCGCGCAGATCGCCCCGGAGCTGCCCTCCAGCCTGATCGCGATCCTGGAAAGCGAGCACGGCCTGGCGCGGCTGCGCGAGGCCGCGGCCGGCGTGGCGGGCAACCGCGCGCTGGACTCGGTGCGGCTCAGGCCGTTTCTCGAGCGCCCCAATGCCATGTGGGCGCTGGCGCTGAACTTCAAGAGCCACCTCGCCGAAACCGGGCTGCAGACCAACGGCGACTATCCGCATCTGTTCCTGCGGATGCCGGCGTCCTACGTCGGCGCGGGCGAAGCGATCGTCGCCCCGCCCGAAGCCGTTGCGCGCGCGTTCGATTACGAAGGCGAACTGGGGGTCGTTATCGGCAAGCCGGGACGCTTCATCCCCGAAGCGCGCGCGCTGGAGCACGTGGCCGGATACACCTGCATCAACGAAGGCTCGGTGCGCGAGTACCAGGTGCACAACCGCCAGTTCGGGCTGGGCAAGAACTTTGAAGCCTCGGGTGCGTACGGGCCGTGGCTGATGACCGCCGACGAGTTCGGGGATCCCGCCACGCACTCGGTGCTGACCCGCCTCAACGGCGTGGTGCGCCAGCGCGCGCGGCTCGACGACATGCTGTGCGGCGTGGCCAGGGTCATCAGCTACCTGAGCGAGGGCTACAGGCTGCGGCCCGGCGACCTGATCGCGATGGGCACGCCGGGTGCGCTCAAGCCGCAGCCCGACGACGTGGCCGGCCGCGACCTGTCGCGCCAGTACGGCCTGTTCAAGGTGCCGGGGCTGGTCCACATGCGGCCCGGCGACGTGGTCGAGGTGGAGATCGACGGACTGGGCACCCTGCGCAACCCGGTGGTTCGGGACGACGCGCATCCGGAAACCCCGCGGTAG
- a CDS encoding cupin domain-containing protein — protein sequence MKTVRRVVTGLQHGKAVIASDIEVPERAPALAGGVTTVPLWGAAAAPAVPNPGEAADAPKFSPPPGGYHFSIFSVPPLAEALRAQPPADPERAREEMERDIPGLLELMDPEVPGMHATTSIDFVVVLGGSITLELDGGVATTLHAGDTVVQNGVRHRWMNHGTERAWLAAVVLGARSAAPR from the coding sequence ATGAAGACGGTCAGGCGGGTAGTGACAGGTTTGCAGCACGGCAAGGCGGTGATCGCCTCCGATATCGAAGTGCCGGAACGCGCGCCGGCGCTGGCGGGCGGCGTGACCACGGTGCCCTTGTGGGGCGCGGCGGCGGCGCCCGCAGTGCCGAATCCCGGCGAGGCGGCGGATGCACCGAAGTTCTCGCCGCCACCAGGCGGCTATCACTTCTCGATCTTCAGCGTGCCGCCGCTGGCCGAGGCCCTGCGCGCCCAGCCGCCGGCCGACCCGGAACGGGCCAGGGAAGAAATGGAGCGGGACATTCCCGGGCTGCTGGAACTGATGGACCCCGAGGTGCCCGGTATGCATGCGACCACGTCGATCGATTTCGTCGTGGTGCTCGGCGGGTCCATCACGCTGGAGCTGGACGGTGGCGTCGCGACCACCTTGCACGCGGGCGACACGGTGGTCCAGAACGGCGTGCGCCATCGCTGGATGAACCACGGGACCGAACGCGCGTGGCTCGCCGCGGTGGTGCTCGGTGCACGCAGCGCGGCGCCGCGCTGA
- the rraA gene encoding ribonuclease E activity regulator RraA, which translates to MFSTSDLSDDHPDTTSVCQLQFRSFGLREQFAGPCATLRVQEDHRPVLRQLSTPGEGRVLVVDVGGSLRIGVFGDRLAALAAGNGWAGLVIHGVIRDSKAVNGIDIGVKALGTTALRNAIEQPGAADNIPLSFGNVTFRPGDWVYCDADAVLISPEPIRAGAPQDY; encoded by the coding sequence ATGTTCTCTACCAGCGATCTTTCCGACGATCACCCCGACACCACTTCCGTGTGCCAGCTGCAGTTCCGCAGCTTCGGCCTGCGCGAGCAGTTTGCCGGTCCCTGCGCAACGCTGCGCGTGCAGGAAGACCATCGGCCCGTGCTGCGCCAGCTGTCCACGCCCGGCGAGGGGCGCGTGCTGGTGGTCGACGTGGGCGGCTCATTGCGCATCGGCGTCTTCGGCGACCGGCTTGCAGCGCTGGCGGCCGGCAACGGCTGGGCCGGCCTGGTGATCCATGGCGTGATCCGCGACAGCAAGGCCGTCAACGGCATCGATATCGGCGTCAAGGCGCTGGGGACCACGGCGCTGCGCAATGCGATCGAGCAGCCCGGCGCCGCCGACAACATCCCGCTGAGCTTCGGCAACGTGACGTTCCGGCCGGGCGACTGGGTGTACTGCGACGCGGACGCCGTGCTGATCAGCCCGGAGCCGATCCGCGCCGGCGCGCCGCAAGACTACTGA
- a CDS encoding MFS transporter — translation MVSLQPEIRAAQADAAPSAPDGAQRLPWRVYLLCGLVAFLDGFDTQSVGPAADAMAASIGIDIQAFGPLFSASQIGFLIGAVTFSALGDRFGRKRLLVAGTMLIALSSLGTALAGSYSQLLLIRILAGIGLGGVAPNFISLASEFTPPALRARVVTLLWAAVPIGGMAGSFLSAFTLPRFGWQAIFLLGGAAPLLLVPVLAWLLPESREVQRGGQHDAGPAPRVAPLRTLFGEGRGTATAWLWLACWMTWTVLVVVGVWTPALLQRAGWSVPVAASMLGLLNAGGVAGTVLISAALRYVSPQRALVVALTAAAASIACLGALAQSVAAVAIAATLAGFFSSAAGGSLLALSASLYPERVRATGVGWSMGVARIGAVLGPLGVGVLVGWQWPPASIYGAIAVPGVIAAVSVLLLSRTPTFRAAIR, via the coding sequence ATGGTCTCTCTTCAACCGGAAATCCGCGCTGCGCAAGCGGACGCTGCGCCGTCGGCGCCCGACGGCGCGCAGCGCCTGCCCTGGCGCGTCTACCTGCTGTGCGGGCTGGTGGCGTTCCTGGACGGCTTCGATACTCAGTCCGTCGGCCCCGCGGCCGATGCCATGGCGGCGTCGATCGGCATCGACATCCAGGCCTTCGGCCCGCTCTTCAGTGCCTCGCAGATCGGCTTCCTGATCGGCGCGGTGACGTTCAGCGCGCTGGGCGACCGCTTTGGCCGCAAGCGGCTGCTGGTGGCGGGAACGATGCTGATCGCGCTCAGTTCGCTGGGCACCGCGCTGGCGGGCTCGTACAGCCAGCTGCTGCTGATCCGCATCCTGGCGGGCATCGGCCTGGGCGGGGTGGCCCCCAACTTTATCAGCCTGGCGTCGGAGTTCACGCCGCCCGCGCTGCGCGCGCGGGTGGTCACGCTGCTGTGGGCGGCGGTGCCGATCGGCGGCATGGCGGGCTCGTTCCTGAGCGCCTTCACGCTGCCGCGCTTCGGCTGGCAGGCGATCTTCCTGCTGGGCGGGGCGGCGCCGCTGCTGCTGGTGCCGGTGCTGGCGTGGCTGCTGCCGGAATCACGCGAAGTGCAGCGCGGCGGGCAGCACGATGCCGGCCCCGCGCCGCGCGTGGCGCCGCTGCGCACGCTGTTCGGCGAGGGCCGCGGCACCGCCACGGCGTGGCTGTGGCTGGCGTGCTGGATGACCTGGACCGTGCTGGTGGTGGTGGGCGTGTGGACCCCGGCATTGCTGCAGCGGGCCGGCTGGAGCGTGCCCGTTGCCGCATCGATGCTGGGCCTGCTCAACGCCGGCGGCGTCGCCGGCACGGTGCTGATCAGCGCCGCGCTGCGCTACGTGTCGCCGCAACGGGCGCTGGTGGTCGCGCTGACCGCGGCGGCCGCGTCGATCGCGTGCCTGGGGGCGCTGGCGCAGAGCGTTGCGGCCGTCGCCATCGCCGCAACGCTGGCCGGCTTCTTCTCTTCCGCCGCGGGCGGGTCGCTGCTGGCGCTGTCGGCCAGCCTCTATCCGGAACGCGTGCGCGCCACCGGTGTCGGCTGGTCGATGGGGGTCGCGCGCATCGGCGCGGTGCTGGGCCCGCTGGGCGTCGGAGTGCTGGTCGGCTGGCAGTGGCCGCCGGCCAGTATCTATGGCGCGATCGCGGTGCCCGGCGTCATCGCTGCGGTATCGGTATTGCTGCTGAGCCGCACCCCCACCTTCCGCGCGGCGATCCGCTAG
- a CDS encoding GlcG/HbpS family heme-binding protein: protein MNTEQSNLNCLTLISYRQASQILESAMQQAQAHGSALSFVVVDSAGHLVAAARMDGAPFVTMEVARGKAFACVATGGQSGRALRQRYVDHPMVWGNIASLGYGAPLLPAIGSLPVWVDGALIGAVAASGGQAEVEEETLTRAIESIGGSVTPPVRAQ, encoded by the coding sequence ATGAACACCGAACAATCCAATCTCAATTGCCTCACGCTGATCAGCTACCGCCAGGCCAGCCAGATCCTCGAAAGCGCCATGCAGCAGGCGCAAGCCCACGGCAGCGCACTGAGCTTTGTCGTGGTCGACAGCGCCGGCCACCTGGTCGCCGCCGCGCGCATGGACGGCGCCCCCTTCGTCACGATGGAAGTGGCGCGCGGCAAGGCCTTTGCCTGCGTCGCCACCGGCGGGCAGTCGGGGCGGGCGCTGCGCCAGCGCTATGTCGATCATCCGATGGTGTGGGGCAATATCGCGTCGCTCGGATACGGCGCGCCGCTGCTGCCCGCCATCGGCTCGCTGCCGGTCTGGGTCGATGGCGCGCTGATTGGTGCCGTGGCGGCCAGCGGCGGCCAGGCCGAGGTCGAGGAAGAGACGCTGACCCGCGCGATCGAGTCGATCGGCGGCTCGGTGACGCCGCCCGTGCGCGCGCAATAG